A genomic window from Streptomyces sp. NBC_00234 includes:
- a CDS encoding asparagine synthase C-terminal domain-containing protein has translation MAGFLLRCHSGPVEFQALGTGRGLSTLVVREGADALIVHGDRLTEEAPPVHAPLDELLSWTERCYARYCAVLVRDGRATLWSDVGATCPLHYARAADDTLLVATSAGAVLPLLAGAPVLGDAAQSLLPGGRFAGVTSVPANTAVTLAVDTYGTEPVSTRQVRALPEKPTATDPQEAVAAVRAALGASVAQLAAGVDEIGVMLSGGVDSSTVAALAARETSGAELHTYTVGTPFGDEFEQAAWFAERLGSKHHELMFGPDQLTELLPDMIRALETWDLLTLQIAAPACFLLTTMAADRRQVLLSGYGADLLFAGLGGTGGEADIERAVVAQTAATARSNEFGPAFADTRDIVVRYPYWTREVMASALGIRGRLKVREGTAKWVLRSAAAEVLPAEVAWRPKRGIHEGTAMSRMFAAALGSEDLRIQSERLHAIATSVFCQDGPPARGAGTGNGTNEREGSDEGLAGVAS, from the coding sequence ATGGCCGGTTTCCTGCTGCGCTGCCACTCGGGCCCGGTGGAGTTCCAAGCCCTGGGCACGGGCCGTGGACTGAGCACGCTGGTGGTGCGCGAGGGCGCGGACGCGCTGATCGTGCACGGCGACCGGCTGACCGAGGAGGCCCCGCCGGTCCACGCCCCGCTCGACGAACTGCTGTCCTGGACCGAGCGGTGCTACGCGCGCTACTGCGCGGTGCTGGTACGCGACGGCCGGGCCACCCTGTGGAGCGATGTGGGCGCCACCTGCCCGCTGCACTACGCGCGCGCCGCCGACGACACCCTGCTGGTCGCCACCTCGGCCGGAGCGGTGCTGCCGCTGCTCGCCGGGGCCCCGGTGCTGGGAGACGCGGCGCAGTCGCTGCTGCCCGGCGGGCGCTTCGCGGGGGTGACGTCGGTCCCCGCGAACACCGCGGTGACGCTGGCCGTCGACACGTACGGCACCGAGCCGGTCTCCACCCGTCAGGTGCGCGCGCTGCCGGAGAAGCCCACGGCGACCGACCCGCAGGAGGCGGTGGCCGCCGTACGCGCCGCGCTGGGCGCTTCGGTGGCCCAACTGGCCGCCGGTGTCGACGAGATCGGCGTCATGCTGAGCGGCGGGGTGGACTCCTCGACGGTCGCGGCGCTGGCGGCCCGGGAGACCTCCGGTGCGGAACTGCACACGTACACCGTGGGCACGCCGTTCGGCGACGAGTTCGAGCAGGCCGCGTGGTTCGCCGAGCGTCTGGGCAGCAAGCACCACGAGCTGATGTTCGGCCCCGACCAGCTCACGGAGCTGCTGCCGGACATGATCCGCGCACTGGAGACCTGGGACCTGCTGACGCTCCAGATCGCCGCGCCCGCCTGCTTCCTGCTGACCACCATGGCCGCCGACCGGCGTCAGGTGCTGCTCTCCGGCTACGGCGCCGACCTGCTGTTCGCCGGCCTCGGCGGCACCGGCGGCGAGGCGGACATCGAGCGGGCGGTGGTCGCGCAGACCGCCGCGACGGCCCGGAGCAACGAGTTCGGCCCCGCCTTCGCCGACACCCGCGACATCGTCGTCCGCTACCCGTACTGGACGCGCGAGGTGATGGCGTCGGCCCTCGGCATCCGGGGACGGCTGAAGGTCCGCGAGGGCACGGCGAAGTGGGTGCTGCGCAGCGCCGCCGCCGAGGTCCTGCCCGCGGAGGTCGCCTGGCGGCCCAAGCGGGGCATCCACGAAGGCACCGCCATGAGCCGGATGTTCGCCGCCGCCCTGGGCAGCGAGGACCTCCGTATCCAGTCCGAGCGGCTGCACGCCATCGCGACCTCCGTCTTCTGCCAGGACGGGCCGCCGGCCCGGGGCGCCGGCACGGGGAACGGGACCAACGAAAGGGAGGGATCCGATGAGGGTCTTGCTGGTGTGGCCTCGTAA
- a CDS encoding LysR family transcriptional regulator → MFDLRRSDVALLQAVSDHGSLHAVERGGRMTQSSASRRLIKLERRLRTPLVSRSSTGTELTEAGHALLHAGRRLVGAIDFAMATSHHRTDTEERLPVVQFAVGTERAYGMGRDLADRFPEAVFDVVPGDSRDVWQRFERYAVDAACGWETTRRPGLRRSEALVRTVVDEPQWVALPRDHPLARREALDLHDLADAEWVATVGGDACDDQGWAFSLLSPAPRVSFTVRSQSAALELVGRGYGVALVSPLSPEPEHELSLVLRPLRQRLVRRLSLAVDPLVVPLTLAHELCTWLRYGYAQRAAKRNPVYAASASFPPLTEGPGRPIRTRTEADISPSDADAPLPVLLSELHWAGPESDNHFEAEHLHLLRVIHRIGSLNRAAATLLVTQPALTRRIHRLEKGCGLPLVYSTARGTSLSAAARRLLDCTGPAESRLDELVGRMRQHAAAQSIGTPAAPRAAA, encoded by the coding sequence ATGTTCGATCTTCGGCGTTCGGATGTGGCCCTGCTGCAAGCGGTTTCCGACCACGGGAGCCTGCACGCGGTGGAACGGGGCGGCCGGATGACCCAGTCGTCCGCGAGCCGCCGTCTGATCAAGCTGGAGCGGCGGCTGCGCACCCCGCTGGTGTCACGCAGTTCCACGGGCACCGAGCTCACCGAGGCCGGGCACGCCCTGCTGCACGCGGGGCGGCGGCTGGTGGGCGCGATCGATTTCGCGATGGCCACGTCCCACCACCGCACGGACACGGAGGAGCGGCTGCCGGTCGTGCAGTTCGCGGTGGGCACGGAACGGGCCTACGGCATGGGCCGTGACCTGGCGGATCGTTTCCCCGAAGCGGTGTTCGACGTCGTGCCGGGTGACAGCCGTGATGTCTGGCAGCGGTTCGAGCGCTACGCGGTCGACGCCGCCTGCGGCTGGGAGACCACCCGGAGGCCGGGACTGCGGCGCAGCGAGGCGCTGGTGCGCACCGTCGTGGACGAGCCGCAGTGGGTCGCGCTGCCCAGGGACCATCCGCTCGCCCGGCGGGAGGCACTCGACCTGCACGACCTGGCGGACGCGGAGTGGGTGGCCACCGTGGGCGGTGACGCCTGCGACGACCAGGGCTGGGCCTTCTCCCTGCTCTCGCCCGCTCCCCGGGTCAGCTTCACGGTCCGCTCGCAGAGCGCGGCTCTCGAGCTGGTCGGCCGGGGCTACGGCGTCGCGCTCGTCTCCCCGCTCTCGCCGGAACCGGAGCACGAACTGAGCCTGGTGCTGCGGCCGTTGCGCCAGCGGCTGGTCCGCCGGCTCTCGCTGGCCGTGGACCCGCTCGTCGTCCCGCTGACGCTCGCCCACGAGCTCTGCACCTGGCTGCGGTACGGCTACGCGCAGCGCGCGGCGAAGCGGAATCCCGTGTACGCCGCCTCCGCCTCGTTCCCTCCGCTCACCGAAGGGCCGGGGCGCCCGATACGGACCAGGACCGAGGCCGACATCTCGCCGTCCGACGCCGACGCCCCGCTTCCCGTCCTGCTGTCCGAACTCCACTGGGCGGGGCCGGAATCGGACAACCACTTCGAGGCGGAGCACCTGCATCTGCTGCGGGTGATCCACCGGATCGGCAGCCTGAACCGCGCCGCCGCCACCCTGCTGGTCACCCAGCCCGCGCTGACCCGGCGCATCCACCGGCTGGAGAAGGGCTGCGGGCTGCCGCTGGTCTACAGCACCGCACGCGGAACCTCGCTGTCCGCCGCCGCCCGCCGGCTGCTGGACTGTACGGGGCCGGCCGAGAGCCGGCTCGACGAACTGGTGGGCCGGATGCGCCAGCACGCGGCGGCGCAGTCCATCGGCACCCCGGCGGCTCCCCGGGCCGCCGCCTGA
- a CDS encoding B12-binding domain-containing radical SAM protein: protein MSAELTSHGRKVYFIGLNAFPFLPLVAGLLRTYAEQDEKIAAAYDFQEPVFLVAPVQEMADGIVEPDVLALSCYVWNFRRQMKVAKLVKERYPNVLVVAGGPHVPDRPGDFFERHPYVDVLAHGEGEVAFRGLLAERLTAGPDYATVPGVSVRRGVSAVAGPKAVRLPRLIDTPSPYLLGVMDGAVATCRERGLRFYALWETNRGCPYSCSFCDWGSATMSTLRKFEDERLQDEIEWFARHDVEDLFICDANFGIMPRDLEIAHALAETRGELGAPRQVRVNFAKNSNDRVFDISKTWHDADLLMGTTLSMQSTDMDVLEAIDRKNIGLDNYRKLQQRYAAENIHTYTELILGLPLETARSFRDGIGSLLEAGNHEDLRVYELAILPNAPLNTPEKIAQYGLRTVPKRMYVEREGTPDDEAETVQMVMETNAMPRADWVECFSFIQSVQFLHNGCYTRYLSIFLRQEHGIGYTRFYEGLQNYFAGRPDSVLGALYLRMRSLYHDYIDIPTLPLANLVASQPDMAADLAPYGKRRGWTIDNWGWLRVARDFDRFQAELREYLGTLGLHPDQDARLDDVLRFQQDIMLRPEYAPEQGKSAEYAHDWPAYFTGGALEPRRVRVGYGDQSFGANGRYRPVAGDLKAFTMAAIGTSYPVSRMGHYCHRFESAEVTSLAEPVTSEQR from the coding sequence ATGTCCGCCGAACTCACCAGCCACGGCCGCAAGGTGTACTTCATCGGCCTCAACGCGTTTCCCTTCCTGCCCCTGGTGGCCGGGCTGCTGCGCACCTACGCGGAGCAGGACGAGAAGATCGCCGCCGCCTACGACTTCCAGGAGCCCGTCTTCCTGGTCGCGCCGGTCCAGGAGATGGCGGACGGCATCGTCGAGCCCGATGTCCTGGCCCTGTCCTGCTACGTGTGGAACTTCCGCCGCCAGATGAAGGTGGCGAAGCTGGTCAAGGAGCGCTACCCGAACGTGCTGGTGGTGGCCGGCGGACCGCATGTCCCCGACCGGCCGGGGGACTTCTTCGAGCGGCACCCGTACGTGGACGTGCTGGCCCACGGCGAGGGCGAGGTGGCGTTCCGCGGGCTGCTGGCGGAGCGCCTGACCGCGGGTCCGGACTACGCGACGGTGCCGGGCGTCTCGGTGCGCCGGGGCGTGTCGGCGGTGGCCGGGCCGAAGGCCGTACGTCTGCCGCGGCTGATCGACACCCCGAGCCCGTATCTCCTGGGGGTGATGGACGGCGCCGTGGCCACCTGCCGGGAGCGGGGACTGCGCTTCTACGCCCTGTGGGAGACCAACCGGGGCTGCCCGTACTCCTGCTCGTTCTGCGACTGGGGCTCGGCGACGATGAGCACGCTGCGGAAGTTCGAGGACGAACGTCTGCAGGACGAGATCGAGTGGTTCGCCCGCCACGACGTGGAGGACCTGTTCATCTGTGATGCCAACTTCGGCATCATGCCGCGCGACCTGGAGATCGCGCACGCCCTGGCGGAGACCCGGGGCGAGCTGGGGGCCCCGAGGCAGGTCCGGGTCAACTTCGCCAAGAACTCCAACGACCGGGTCTTCGACATCAGCAAAACCTGGCACGACGCCGATCTGCTGATGGGCACCACGCTGTCGATGCAGAGCACCGACATGGACGTCCTGGAAGCCATCGACCGCAAGAACATCGGCCTGGACAACTACCGCAAGCTCCAGCAGCGGTACGCGGCGGAGAACATCCACACCTACACGGAGCTGATCCTGGGCCTGCCGCTGGAGACCGCGCGCTCGTTCCGCGACGGCATCGGCTCACTGCTGGAGGCCGGCAACCACGAGGATCTGCGGGTCTACGAGCTGGCCATCCTGCCCAACGCTCCGCTCAACACCCCGGAGAAGATAGCCCAGTACGGGCTGCGCACGGTCCCGAAGCGGATGTACGTGGAGCGCGAGGGCACGCCCGACGACGAGGCGGAGACCGTGCAGATGGTCATGGAGACCAACGCCATGCCACGCGCCGACTGGGTCGAGTGCTTCAGCTTCATCCAGTCGGTGCAGTTCCTGCACAACGGCTGCTACACCCGCTATCTGTCGATCTTCCTGCGGCAGGAGCACGGGATCGGCTACACCCGCTTCTACGAGGGGCTGCAGAACTACTTCGCCGGCCGCCCGGACAGTGTCCTGGGCGCGCTGTACCTGCGGATGCGCAGCCTGTACCACGACTACATCGACATCCCCACGCTGCCGCTGGCCAACCTGGTCGCCAGTCAGCCCGACATGGCCGCCGATCTGGCCCCGTACGGCAAGCGCCGGGGCTGGACCATCGACAACTGGGGCTGGCTCCGCGTCGCCCGCGACTTCGACCGGTTCCAGGCCGAACTGCGGGAGTACCTCGGCACCCTCGGTCTGCATCCGGACCAGGACGCCCGGCTGGACGACGTGCTCCGGTTCCAGCAGGACATCATGCTCCGGCCGGAGTACGCGCCCGAGCAGGGCAAGTCCGCCGAGTACGCCCACGACTGGCCGGCGTACTTCACCGGCGGAGCACTGGAGCCCCGCCGGGTCCGGGTCGGATACGGCGACCAGAGCTTCGGGGCGAACGGGCGCTACCGGCCGGTGGCCGGGGACCTCAAGGCGTTCACCATGGCGGCGATCGGCACGAGTTACCCGGTCTCCCGCATGGGCCACTACTGCCACCGCTTCGAATCCGCCGAGGTGACGTCGCTGGCGGAGCCGGTCACCAGCGAGCAGCGTTGA
- a CDS encoding HAD family hydrolase, which yields MTGTGSASVSAVIVDWGGVLTQSFDEAIAVWAAAEGVAAGEFGAVLGRLLGPDAVPDGGPNPFHRVERGELPVAEFESALAALLRRTDGAPVPAEGLVQRMFAPFAMDPAMTGLLRRVRSAGVPVALLSNSWGHRYDREGWEDLFDAVVISCEVGMRKPEPEIFRHTAGLLGRRPQECVFVDDLGRNVRAASALGMATVHHRAAAETEGALVRQLAGLSAISGRA from the coding sequence ATGACGGGAACGGGGTCGGCGTCCGTTTCGGCGGTGATCGTCGACTGGGGCGGCGTGCTGACGCAGTCCTTCGACGAGGCGATCGCGGTGTGGGCCGCCGCCGAGGGAGTGGCGGCAGGGGAGTTCGGCGCGGTGCTCGGGCGGCTGCTGGGGCCGGACGCGGTACCGGACGGCGGGCCCAATCCCTTCCACCGGGTCGAGCGGGGCGAACTGCCGGTCGCGGAATTCGAGTCCGCGCTCGCCGCGCTCCTGCGACGCACCGACGGGGCGCCGGTGCCGGCCGAGGGCCTGGTGCAGCGCATGTTCGCGCCCTTCGCCATGGATCCCGCGATGACCGGGCTGCTGCGCCGGGTGCGGAGTGCGGGGGTCCCCGTGGCACTGCTCTCCAACTCCTGGGGCCACCGGTACGACCGCGAGGGCTGGGAGGACCTGTTCGACGCGGTGGTGATCTCCTGCGAGGTGGGGATGCGCAAGCCGGAACCGGAGATCTTCCGGCACACCGCCGGCCTGCTGGGCCGCCGGCCGCAGGAGTGCGTGTTCGTGGACGACCTGGGCCGCAACGTGCGGGCCGCGTCCGCCCTGGGGATGGCCACCGTCCACCACCGGGCCGCGGCGGAGACCGAGGGCGCCCTGGTCCGGCAGCTCGCCGGTCTGTCCGCGATCTCCGGGCGGGCCTGA
- a CDS encoding MFS transporter, giving the protein MNKAHDRTPSTGRRAALAVLAGACGLFSLLQLGVATLLPQIQHAFGVSGTDAAWIVSGHLLVGCVATPVVGRLGDLYGRRVVLVAVLAVVAVAAVVAAAAQSFTVLLVARLVQGVAAGLFPLAIGLLREGFPGQSLAGPSGVLSAAFGTGGGIGILLVGVFGDGAAAFRGLFVTAGVLAVVLLVAGLAVLPETPRRAGTRVDIPGLLLLSAVSACLLLALSQYGREGLGSSTGAVLLLAGAAGCVALVRVEQRSAQPAIDTRLLGRRPIWTLNVVSLLTGLVMFQTGILAPVLADAPRSTGYGLSADGALTVLVMLPMQVAAVTGGLLSGWLRQSGRMTARAVMITSTVLFAASPAVFALMTGTATGLALGTALTGLGTGLLGGAMAELLTLASPSGSTAVTVGINSVLRNLGGSFGVQVSFMVLAVTTSTQGYPAASSYTTVFVGATVLAAAGIAAALAFPRSAGQPDTEAPISSGRVTPTIRPTT; this is encoded by the coding sequence TTGAACAAGGCACACGACCGCACGCCGTCCACCGGGCGGCGTGCGGCCCTCGCCGTGCTCGCGGGGGCCTGCGGGCTCTTCTCGCTGCTCCAGCTGGGCGTCGCCACGCTGCTGCCGCAGATCCAGCACGCCTTCGGGGTCTCCGGCACGGACGCGGCGTGGATCGTCTCCGGGCATCTACTGGTCGGCTGTGTCGCCACCCCCGTGGTGGGACGCCTCGGGGACCTCTACGGCCGCCGGGTGGTGCTGGTCGCGGTGCTCGCCGTCGTGGCGGTGGCCGCCGTCGTGGCCGCCGCCGCGCAGTCGTTCACCGTCCTGCTCGTCGCACGGCTCGTGCAGGGCGTCGCGGCCGGGCTCTTCCCGCTCGCCATCGGCCTGCTGCGGGAGGGCTTCCCCGGGCAGTCGCTGGCCGGGCCCTCCGGGGTGCTGTCGGCGGCCTTCGGGACCGGGGGCGGCATCGGCATCCTGCTGGTCGGCGTCTTCGGGGACGGGGCCGCCGCGTTCCGGGGGCTGTTCGTCACCGCGGGCGTGCTGGCGGTCGTCCTCCTGGTGGCGGGCCTCGCGGTACTGCCCGAGACTCCGCGCAGAGCCGGCACCCGGGTCGACATCCCCGGTCTGCTCCTGCTGAGCGCGGTGAGCGCCTGTCTGCTGCTGGCCCTGAGCCAGTACGGCCGGGAGGGGCTCGGCTCCTCCACCGGGGCGGTGCTGCTGCTGGCCGGGGCGGCGGGCTGCGTGGCCCTCGTGCGGGTGGAGCAGCGGTCGGCGCAGCCGGCGATCGACACCCGGTTGCTGGGCCGCCGCCCGATCTGGACCCTCAACGTGGTGAGCCTGCTGACGGGTCTGGTGATGTTCCAGACGGGCATCCTCGCCCCGGTGCTCGCCGACGCCCCTCGCTCCACGGGGTACGGGCTTTCCGCCGACGGCGCCCTCACCGTGCTGGTGATGCTGCCGATGCAGGTCGCCGCCGTCACCGGCGGGCTGTTGTCCGGCTGGCTGCGGCAGTCCGGCCGGATGACCGCGCGGGCCGTGATGATCACGAGTACGGTGCTCTTCGCCGCCTCTCCCGCCGTGTTCGCCCTCATGACGGGAACGGCCACCGGTCTGGCCCTGGGCACGGCCCTGACCGGACTGGGCACCGGCCTGCTGGGCGGTGCCATGGCGGAGCTGCTCACGCTCGCCTCGCCGAGCGGTTCGACGGCGGTGACGGTCGGGATCAACAGCGTGCTCCGCAACCTCGGGGGTTCGTTCGGCGTGCAGGTCAGCTTCATGGTCCTGGCCGTCACGACGAGTACCCAGGGGTATCCGGCCGCCTCCTCGTACACGACGGTCTTCGTGGGGGCGACGGTGCTGGCCGCCGCCGGGATCGCCGCGGCACTGGCGTTCCCGCGCTCCGCCGGGCAGCCGGATACGGAGGCTCCGATCAGCTCCGGACGGGTCACCCCCACGATCCGGCCAACTACCTGA
- a CDS encoding aldehyde dehydrogenase family protein gives MLTTAAGTASPAVPGTAGTLDVPAYSGSRPVMSNRPGRLDDGAGRQVARLGNAGRLVQFGMAQEAEKTARVLRGIADDAWFGLLRDAAARVSARLDGGELDPWLRALSAATGLPSRRAARGVRTVAEDLGRMEEILAAQSPDGTVAAYRTGGDDPRWSWRPAGRSVHVRVPDNFPTIGVEWLQALAARRPVLLSTSARDPFTATLFTEALYAAGLPDNAVSLVHGDAPALRRLADQVLWPGEEVPGDLAPGKVKTYHYGRSRALVGADGPKDAWERLAREAFAGCGRLCTNISSLVVLGDAEEAAGQLAREFATRPVLPLDDPSAAVPAFPDRAARDALATRIEREIAAGAVDVTEAATGVPLRVDLDGVAYLRPTVLLLDAGSPLFGTELPFPFTAVAHVPRSKAVAACAGSLIVSVVGEAGGLVRALAEEPGVDKVFGGEQFDRGYDPHDPHEGYLADFLFKKKAVLPGTSA, from the coding sequence ATGCTCACGACAGCGGCCGGGACGGCCTCCCCGGCTGTCCCGGGCACTGCGGGCACCCTGGACGTCCCGGCGTACTCCGGCTCCCGGCCGGTGATGTCGAACCGGCCGGGACGGCTGGACGACGGTGCCGGGCGGCAGGTGGCCCGGCTGGGCAACGCCGGGCGGCTGGTCCAGTTCGGGATGGCGCAGGAGGCGGAGAAGACGGCCCGGGTACTGCGCGGGATCGCCGACGACGCCTGGTTCGGTCTGCTGCGCGACGCCGCCGCCCGGGTCAGCGCCCGGCTGGACGGCGGCGAGCTCGACCCGTGGCTGCGGGCGCTGTCCGCGGCGACGGGTCTCCCGTCGCGGCGGGCGGCGCGCGGGGTCCGTACGGTCGCCGAGGACCTGGGGCGCATGGAGGAGATCCTCGCCGCGCAGTCCCCGGACGGCACCGTCGCCGCGTACCGGACGGGCGGCGACGACCCGCGGTGGAGCTGGCGGCCCGCCGGGCGGTCCGTGCACGTGCGGGTGCCCGACAACTTCCCGACCATCGGCGTCGAGTGGCTCCAGGCCCTGGCCGCACGCCGTCCGGTGCTGCTGAGCACCTCGGCCCGGGACCCGTTCACCGCGACGCTGTTCACCGAGGCGCTGTACGCGGCCGGGCTGCCGGACAACGCGGTCTCGCTGGTGCACGGCGACGCGCCGGCCCTGCGCCGGCTGGCCGACCAGGTGCTGTGGCCCGGCGAGGAGGTCCCCGGCGACCTCGCTCCGGGGAAGGTCAAGACGTATCACTACGGCCGCAGCCGGGCGCTCGTCGGTGCCGACGGGCCGAAGGACGCCTGGGAGCGGCTGGCCCGGGAGGCGTTCGCCGGCTGCGGGCGGCTGTGCACCAACATCAGCTCCCTCGTCGTGCTCGGCGACGCCGAGGAGGCGGCCGGGCAGCTCGCGCGGGAGTTCGCGACGCGTCCGGTGCTGCCGCTCGACGACCCGTCGGCCGCCGTGCCCGCCTTCCCGGACCGCGCCGCGCGGGACGCGCTGGCGACCCGGATCGAGCGGGAGATCGCGGCCGGCGCGGTCGACGTCACCGAGGCCGCCACCGGGGTGCCGCTCCGGGTGGATCTCGACGGGGTGGCGTATCTGCGTCCCACGGTGCTGCTGCTGGACGCGGGTTCGCCGCTGTTCGGGACGGAACTGCCGTTCCCGTTCACGGCGGTGGCGCACGTCCCCCGCTCGAAGGCGGTCGCGGCCTGCGCGGGTTCGCTGATCGTGTCCGTGGTCGGCGAGGCGGGCGGGCTGGTACGGGCGCTCGCCGAGGAGCCGGGCGTCGACAAGGTCTTCGGCGGCGAGCAGTTCGACCGCGGCTACGACCCCCACGATCCGCACGAGGGGTATCTGGCCGACTTCCTGTTCAAGAAGAAGGCAGTTCTGCCGGGCACCTCCGCGTGA
- a CDS encoding AMP-binding protein — MRSPSESVLRPITDDDVRRTVRLHLDPRHGTPYWLERDRRLGTNALEKVRSLQDAITLLGLTDGADQMHYEEASRRTPLENFVPRSVLGEGGPLWAAQTGGTTGPAKHGTWGARYWADILEFSDEFLDLHGVPRNTNWLFVGPMGPHTTGRLVVAFAERRGGMCFSIDLDPRIVKIFGEEGMTAAYDRYVEHIWDQVAEVVRAQDIGVVFCTSRLLDMLPERLGTEALVGVRAIVHAGTTMEPDAHRQLREEVFPGVPVVGMYGTSTTGINWQKPFEAEDDHRVVYVPCRPHVALDVIDEHGAEVPYGEEGRVRVWRLTDDALVPGFLERDRARRVRPYGVAAERYPWPWLGDPYSPEFTEGRRVEGVY; from the coding sequence ATGCGAAGTCCGAGCGAGTCGGTGCTCCGTCCGATCACCGATGACGACGTTCGCCGGACCGTCCGCCTCCACTTAGACCCCCGGCATGGCACCCCCTACTGGCTGGAGCGGGACCGGCGCCTGGGCACCAACGCCCTGGAGAAGGTCCGCAGCCTCCAGGACGCCATCACCCTGCTCGGGCTGACGGACGGCGCCGACCAGATGCACTACGAGGAGGCGTCGCGGCGGACCCCGCTGGAGAACTTCGTCCCGCGGTCGGTGCTCGGCGAGGGCGGCCCGCTCTGGGCCGCGCAGACCGGCGGCACCACCGGGCCCGCCAAGCACGGCACCTGGGGCGCCCGTTACTGGGCGGACATCCTGGAGTTCTCCGACGAGTTCCTGGATCTGCACGGAGTGCCGAGGAACACCAACTGGCTGTTCGTCGGACCGATGGGCCCGCACACCACGGGCCGGCTCGTCGTCGCGTTCGCGGAACGCCGCGGCGGCATGTGCTTCTCGATCGACCTCGACCCCCGGATCGTGAAGATCTTCGGCGAGGAGGGCATGACGGCCGCGTACGACCGGTACGTCGAGCACATCTGGGACCAGGTGGCGGAAGTGGTCCGGGCGCAGGACATCGGGGTGGTCTTCTGCACCTCACGGCTGCTGGACATGCTCCCCGAGCGGCTGGGCACCGAGGCGCTGGTCGGAGTGCGGGCCATCGTGCACGCCGGTACGACGATGGAGCCCGACGCCCACCGCCAGCTGCGCGAGGAGGTCTTCCCCGGGGTGCCGGTCGTCGGGATGTACGGCACGTCGACCACCGGCATCAACTGGCAGAAGCCGTTCGAGGCGGAGGACGACCACCGGGTGGTCTACGTCCCCTGCCGGCCGCACGTCGCGCTGGACGTCATCGACGAGCACGGCGCCGAGGTGCCGTACGGCGAGGAAGGCCGGGTGCGGGTCTGGCGGCTGACCGACGACGCGCTGGTGCCGGGCTTCCTGGAGCGCGACCGGGCGCGCCGGGTGCGCCCGTACGGGGTGGCCGCCGAGCGCTACCCCTGGCCCTGGCTGGGGGATCCGTACTCCCCGGAATTCACCGAAGGACGACGCGTCGAAGGGGTGTACTGA
- a CDS encoding B12-binding domain-containing radical SAM protein produces the protein MRVLLVWPRNERALLSDRLSCCEPLPLEYLGGALRGDHDVTIHDLRLDPSLETYAQTHEPPDLIGVAIPYTTSVHVSREVSREARRLWPDVPIVLGGHHPTVSAEWLNGFSADWIVAGEGGAALSHLAAELEAGRSPSPVSGLAPYDARTGLERDRRPKPAALNNLPMPDRSLLSHHRGDYFHSVYRPVSLIRFTAGCPYTCKFCSLWRMTDRRYLVKDIDRVLAEMADIEGRNLYVVDDEAFIQPGRMLELADAIDKAGFRKRFHMYVRTDTALRRPDVIARWAEVGLDSVLVGAESMTDDELSGYRKGTDPGQTRRALDMFHANGVKVRANFIVQPNWLDEDFARLSHTVEELQVDMPSFSVLTPLPGTDLYDESRSQLISDDPELFDCYHALFPTRLPLETFYHRLADLLAGASSRATPGVTSGADPSVFYYSDDSAFDEMLRAIRGGADWSRPWEPERVPSTK, from the coding sequence ATGAGGGTCTTGCTGGTGTGGCCTCGTAACGAACGGGCCCTCCTCAGCGACCGGCTGAGCTGCTGCGAGCCGCTGCCGCTGGAGTACCTCGGCGGCGCGCTGCGCGGCGACCACGACGTGACCATCCACGATCTGCGGCTGGACCCGTCGTTGGAGACGTACGCGCAGACGCACGAGCCGCCCGACCTGATCGGTGTGGCCATCCCGTACACGACCAGCGTGCACGTCTCGCGGGAAGTGAGCCGGGAGGCCCGGCGGCTGTGGCCGGACGTCCCGATCGTGCTGGGCGGCCACCATCCGACGGTGTCGGCGGAGTGGCTGAACGGCTTCTCGGCCGACTGGATCGTGGCCGGTGAGGGCGGCGCCGCACTCAGCCATCTGGCCGCCGAGCTGGAGGCCGGCCGTTCTCCCTCGCCCGTGTCGGGGCTCGCCCCGTACGACGCGCGCACCGGTCTGGAGCGCGACCGCCGTCCCAAGCCGGCGGCGCTCAACAACCTGCCGATGCCCGACCGTTCGCTGCTCTCCCACCACCGCGGGGACTACTTCCACTCGGTGTACCGCCCGGTGTCGCTGATCCGCTTCACCGCCGGCTGTCCGTACACCTGCAAGTTCTGTTCGCTGTGGCGGATGACGGACCGGCGTTACCTGGTGAAGGACATCGACCGGGTGCTCGCGGAGATGGCCGACATCGAGGGCCGGAACCTGTACGTCGTGGACGACGAGGCGTTCATCCAGCCCGGACGCATGCTGGAGCTGGCCGACGCCATCGACAAGGCCGGTTTCCGCAAGCGGTTCCACATGTACGTGCGGACCGACACGGCGCTGCGCAGGCCCGATGTGATCGCCCGCTGGGCCGAGGTCGGTCTGGACTCGGTGCTGGTCGGTGCGGAGTCGATGACGGACGACGAACTGTCGGGCTACCGCAAGGGAACCGACCCGGGCCAGACCCGGCGGGCGCTGGACATGTTCCACGCCAACGGGGTCAAGGTGCGGGCCAACTTCATCGTGCAGCCCAACTGGCTCGACGAGGACTTCGCCCGGCTCAGCCACACCGTGGAGGAGCTCCAGGTCGACATGCCGAGCTTCTCGGTGCTGACCCCGCTGCCCGGCACGGATCTGTACGACGAGAGCCGGTCGCAGCTGATCAGCGACGATCCGGAGCTGTTCGACTGCTACCACGCCCTGTTCCCGACCCGCCTGCCGCTGGAGACCTTCTACCACCGGCTCGCCGACCTGCTGGCGGGGGCAAGCTCCCGCGCCACACCCGGAGTGACCTCCGGCGCCGACCCGTCGGTCTTCTACTACTCCGACGACAGCGCCTTCGACGAGATGCTCCGCGCCATCCGGGGCGGCGCGGACTGGTCGCGCCCCTGGGAGCCGGAGCGCGTCCCCAGTACGAAGTAG